The following are from one region of the Haemophilus parainfluenzae genome:
- a CDS encoding AAA family ATPase: MCDNTANLIKARYVVTSTSSEQALNWQALQPELSITELSAEKADFWSLQKHATKAISLFLKQPRRSLLVLKADDQAEYADLLAELIRQEQPKERSVFGVNYVVEQGDSFSFPHIYTEPAQSLADNFAAQGDVLKALHADQFSLFGSVRVHPSSQDILLTPGLVHQANGGVLILSAATMLSQFDLWQRLKHILQTQTFDWYSAHPFKTLPCDIPSYPLNLKVVILGNRTEIATLGELEEDLYSLADYAEIESYYSVAQPKTQENWANYVLALASKYELDLDLTALNKLYQLLVRESEDRFLINISPLKITEMLLNAATLSQKQTLSAVDFEQAFKQKNEQHGFLRERTYADILNEQIYVETNGEIVGQINGLSVIEYPGTPVCFGEPSRISCLVQFGDGEVVDVERKNELAGNLHGKGMMISEACLASILELPSQLPFSASLVFEQSYGEIDGDSASLAIFSVLVSALSDLPLPQNIAITGTIDQFGLVHAVGGVNDKIEGFFTICQRRGLTGKQGVVIPATTIQQLSLSDEVVEAVKNEQFFIYQVEDIYQTAKILFDRDLLEEKEEYAKGKEPIARLIQNRIAFRSETPKKNWLDFFKS; encoded by the coding sequence GTGTGCGATAATACCGCCAATTTAATTAAAGCGAGATATGTCGTGACTTCAACATCTTCGGAACAAGCCTTAAATTGGCAAGCCTTACAACCAGAATTATCGATTACTGAACTTTCAGCTGAAAAGGCTGATTTTTGGTCATTACAAAAACATGCCACAAAAGCGATTTCTTTATTCTTAAAACAACCTCGTCGTTCTTTGTTAGTTTTAAAAGCAGATGATCAAGCAGAATATGCCGATTTATTAGCAGAACTTATTCGCCAAGAACAGCCAAAAGAGCGGTCAGTTTTTGGGGTGAATTATGTGGTTGAGCAGGGAGATTCTTTTTCTTTCCCTCACATTTATACCGAGCCAGCTCAATCTCTCGCTGATAATTTTGCCGCACAAGGTGATGTGCTGAAGGCATTACATGCCGATCAATTTAGCCTTTTTGGTAGTGTGCGTGTTCATCCGAGTTCGCAAGATATTTTGCTTACGCCGGGTTTAGTCCATCAAGCCAATGGGGGCGTTTTGATTTTGAGCGCAGCAACGATGCTAAGCCAATTTGATTTATGGCAACGCTTAAAACATATTTTACAAACGCAAACTTTTGATTGGTATTCAGCCCATCCATTTAAAACCTTGCCTTGCGATATTCCAAGTTATCCACTTAATTTAAAAGTAGTGATTTTAGGCAACCGTACTGAAATTGCGACCTTAGGTGAGTTAGAAGAAGATCTTTATAGCTTGGCTGATTACGCGGAAATTGAAAGCTATTATTCTGTTGCACAACCGAAAACACAAGAAAATTGGGCTAATTATGTGTTGGCATTAGCCTCAAAATATGAGCTCGATTTAGATTTAACTGCATTAAATAAACTCTATCAGTTACTGGTGCGTGAGAGTGAAGATCGCTTTTTAATTAACATTTCACCGTTAAAAATAACGGAAATGTTACTCAACGCTGCGACGTTGTCACAAAAACAAACCTTAAGCGCGGTTGATTTTGAGCAAGCTTTTAAACAAAAGAACGAACAGCATGGTTTCTTACGTGAACGCACTTATGCAGATATTCTCAATGAACAAATTTATGTGGAAACCAACGGTGAAATTGTTGGGCAAATTAATGGCTTGTCTGTTATTGAATATCCAGGCACTCCGGTTTGTTTCGGTGAACCTTCTCGTATCAGTTGCTTAGTGCAATTTGGTGATGGTGAAGTCGTGGATGTGGAGCGTAAAAATGAATTAGCCGGCAACCTCCACGGTAAAGGCATGATGATTTCTGAAGCTTGTTTGGCAAGTATCTTAGAGTTGCCATCACAGTTACCATTTTCTGCGTCTTTAGTATTTGAACAGTCTTATGGTGAAATTGATGGTGATAGTGCGTCTCTAGCTATTTTCTCCGTATTGGTCAGCGCGTTATCTGATTTGCCGTTGCCACAAAATATTGCGATTACCGGTACCATTGACCAATTTGGTTTGGTGCACGCAGTAGGCGGCGTGAATGACAAAATTGAAGGCTTTTTCACTATTTGCCAACGTCGTGGTTTGACGGGTAAACAAGGGGTGGTTATTCCCGCGACAACAATTCAACAACTAAGCTTATCTGATGAAGTGGTTGAAGCTGTGAAAAATGAACAGTTCTTTATTTATCAAGTCGAAGATATTTATCAAACAGCCAAGATTCTATTTGACCGCGATTTATTAGAAGAGAAAGAAGAATATGCCAAAGGCAAAGAACCTATTGCACGTTTAATTCAAAATCGAATTGCTTTCCGTTCGGAAACGCCGAAAAAAAACTGGTTAGATTTCTTTAAATCTTAA
- the matP gene encoding macrodomain Ter protein MatP, whose amino-acid sequence MKYQKLENQEANWKWIYLIRKHREGEKITRYEEKSLEESKVQELIECQNYPEKIEEWIKNHLSLDLPIKLDQAIRARRKRFFNAEKQSTKKKSIDLEYGVWLRLSKYSRKMKMTLSETITYMIDERESKALYESQMTAMKAGLKNLLNK is encoded by the coding sequence ATGAAATACCAAAAATTAGAAAACCAAGAAGCAAACTGGAAATGGATTTATCTTATTCGCAAACATCGCGAAGGGGAAAAAATTACCCGTTACGAAGAAAAAAGCTTAGAAGAAAGCAAAGTTCAAGAATTAATAGAATGTCAGAATTATCCTGAAAAAATCGAGGAATGGATTAAAAATCACCTTTCTCTTGATTTACCTATTAAGCTTGATCAGGCTATTCGTGCAAGACGTAAACGCTTTTTTAATGCAGAAAAACAATCAACGAAGAAAAAGTCTATTGATTTAGAATATGGCGTTTGGCTTCGTTTGTCTAAATATTCAAGAAAAATGAAAATGACGCTTTCTGAAACCATCACTTATATGATTGATGAACGTGAAAGCAAAGCATTATATGAAAGCCAAATGACAGCGATGAAAGCTGGGTTGAAAAATTTGCTTAATAAATAA
- the cspD gene encoding cold shock domain-containing protein CspD encodes MEIGVVKWFNNAKGFGFISAEGVDTDIFAHYSAIEMDGYRSLKAGQRVQFEVIHGDKGSHATKIIPIAE; translated from the coding sequence ATGGAAATTGGTGTAGTAAAATGGTTTAATAACGCAAAAGGATTTGGATTTATTTCTGCAGAAGGCGTGGATACAGACATCTTTGCACATTATTCAGCAATTGAAATGGATGGTTACCGTTCATTGAAAGCGGGACAACGCGTGCAATTTGAAGTGATTCACGGCGACAAAGGATCTCACGCCACAAAAATTATTCCGATTGCGGAATAG
- a CDS encoding YoaH family protein, translated as MLDINLTHEQQQKAVEQIQELIAQGISSGEAIQIVAKALREIHQKGEKEASDDSK; from the coding sequence ATGTTAGATATTAATTTAACCCACGAACAGCAACAAAAAGCAGTAGAGCAAATTCAGGAATTAATTGCACAAGGAATTAGTAGCGGTGAGGCCATTCAAATTGTGGCAAAAGCATTGCGTGAAATTCATCAAAAAGGTGAGAAAGAGGCTTCTGATGATAGTAAATAA
- the truC gene encoding tRNA pseudouridine(65) synthase TruC produces MLEILYQDEYLVAVNKPAGMLVHRSWLDTHETQFVMQTLRDQIGQHVFPIHRLDRPTSGVLLFALNSEMANLMCQQFEQKTVQKSYLAIVRGYLQGKGQIDYPLKIQLDKIADKFAQEDKAPQEAVTDYEGLNIVEMPYAVGRYQTTRYSLVKLIPQTGRKHQLRRHMKHIFHPILGDTQYGDLHQNRALTEHSGCQRLFLHADTLIFEHPIHSTKIEIKANLDEQWMKVMELFNWSI; encoded by the coding sequence ATGTTAGAGATCTTATATCAAGACGAATATCTTGTCGCCGTTAATAAGCCTGCAGGCATGTTGGTACATCGTAGCTGGCTTGATACTCATGAAACGCAATTTGTGATGCAAACCTTGCGCGATCAAATCGGGCAGCATGTTTTTCCTATTCATCGATTAGATCGCCCCACATCAGGTGTTTTGCTGTTTGCTTTAAATAGTGAAATGGCGAATTTAATGTGTCAGCAATTTGAACAGAAAACGGTGCAAAAATCTTATTTAGCGATTGTGCGAGGGTATTTGCAAGGAAAAGGGCAGATTGATTATCCTCTTAAAATCCAATTAGATAAGATTGCAGATAAGTTCGCACAAGAAGATAAAGCCCCTCAAGAGGCGGTAACGGATTATGAAGGCTTAAACATTGTGGAAATGCCTTATGCGGTAGGGCGTTATCAAACCACGAGATATTCCTTGGTGAAACTCATTCCTCAAACAGGCAGGAAACATCAGTTACGACGTCACATGAAGCATATCTTTCATCCTATTTTAGGGGATACACAATATGGTGATTTGCATCAAAATCGTGCATTGACGGAACATTCAGGCTGTCAGCGTTTATTTTTACATGCCGATACACTTATTTTTGAGCATCCTATCCATTCAACAAAAATTGAAATTAAAGCTAATTTAGATGAGCAATGGATGAAAGTGATGGAATTATTTAATTGGTCTATTTAA
- a CDS encoding YqcC family protein, whose product MRNQTKLHLQQLQLAMQKLDLWQAVPPSQEAFLSEEPFAIDTMSPEEWLQWIFIPRMFALLESGAELPSKIAVSPYLEEAFKEAEEDFLVELLTPLRELEALLQNQ is encoded by the coding sequence ATGCGTAATCAAACAAAACTTCATCTTCAACAATTACAACTTGCTATGCAAAAACTTGATTTATGGCAAGCCGTTCCTCCTTCACAAGAAGCCTTTTTAAGTGAAGAGCCTTTTGCTATTGATACTATGTCACCAGAAGAATGGTTGCAATGGATTTTTATTCCAAGAATGTTTGCCTTACTTGAAAGTGGCGCTGAATTACCCTCAAAAATTGCGGTGTCGCCTTATTTAGAGGAAGCGTTTAAAGAAGCAGAAGAAGATTTTTTAGTTGAATTATTAACACCGTTACGTGAATTAGAAGCCTTATTACAAAATCAATAA
- a CDS encoding acylphosphatase yields the protein MAKRFVVYGRVQGVGFRYFTWKEAEKIGIKGTVRNCVDGSVEIIAEGNDDQLQHFYDWLKVGPRTASVERVLVDNIEDKRYSDFSIIHR from the coding sequence ATGGCAAAACGATTTGTCGTATATGGTCGAGTTCAAGGTGTCGGGTTTCGCTATTTTACGTGGAAAGAAGCAGAGAAAATTGGAATTAAAGGCACGGTAAGAAATTGTGTAGATGGCAGTGTGGAAATTATTGCCGAAGGCAACGATGACCAACTGCAACACTTTTATGATTGGTTAAAAGTCGGGCCAAGAACTGCAAGTGTTGAACGGGTCTTAGTCGATAATATTGAAGATAAACGGTATTCTGACTTTTCGATTATTCATCGTTAA
- a CDS encoding curli polymerization inhibitor CsgI-related protein → MKLCQFALGVVAFAISASSLAGTVTTSSNLEFLAINGQKASKSLLKEKKSFNAEADQTQQVVVRLGEIVGTGSSQGLFESNPIIVTFKGSADDVIVSAEKIRSQEDGEKFNAQPQITVKTKSGNVIDAKVDTLKQEGLFPSANIVNDLAEYNASNAPAAVSALAAPTAGMMPAASGKAAKGKVVVQGENVAEQQLQYWFQQADKETQTRFLNWAKKQK, encoded by the coding sequence ATGAAATTATGTCAGTTTGCTTTAGGTGTTGTTGCCTTTGCAATCAGTGCGAGCAGTTTAGCCGGTACGGTCACAACCTCATCCAACCTTGAGTTTCTTGCAATCAACGGCCAAAAAGCCAGCAAATCCCTTCTAAAAGAAAAAAAATCATTCAATGCTGAAGCTGACCAAACACAACAAGTTGTAGTACGTTTAGGTGAGATCGTCGGTACTGGTTCTAGCCAAGGACTTTTTGAGTCTAATCCTATTATTGTGACCTTCAAAGGTTCGGCTGATGATGTTATCGTATCTGCAGAAAAAATTCGTTCGCAAGAAGATGGCGAAAAATTTAATGCACAACCACAAATTACCGTTAAAACAAAATCAGGTAATGTGATTGATGCTAAAGTGGATACCTTAAAACAAGAAGGTTTATTCCCATCAGCGAATATTGTGAATGATCTTGCTGAGTATAATGCATCTAACGCACCCGCAGCGGTTTCAGCTTTAGCGGCACCTACAGCAGGTATGATGCCTGCTGCATCAGGAAAAGCAGCGAAAGGCAAAGTCGTTGTGCAAGGTGAAAACGTTGCTGAACAACAATTACAATACTGGTTCCAACAAGCAGATAAAGAAACCCAAACTCGTTTCTTAAACTGGGCAAAAAAACAAAAATAA